TCGATCATCGTATCGCACATCCATGCGCAGCAGGTGCACAAGGGATAAATCGATTCCACCGCTGCCGGTCGCGGCCGTTGAATCCGTTTTCCAGATAATGTAATTCGGTTCCCCTTGTTCGTCTATCCGAAGCCTGATGAATCCGTCGTTGGCGGTGATGCGGCGGATGACAATGTCTTTACGTAACAGACCGGCCAGGTTGAACTGCAGGGAGATCCGTTCGGCCCGCAACAAGGTGTCGCTTTCTTTCCCCGCGACCGCGTCCATTGCCGTCACCTCCTTCATTTCAAAGGAAGCAAAAGGGAAGTGGCGCAGCAGGGAAATATCGAAATCACTTACTTTGATCTCCGACCGCAAATGCCGGTTCAATTCCGAAATGATTTTCTGCTTAACCTCCGCTTCGTAAAATACGGTGACCACCAGCACCAACGCCAGGAATGCGCCACCTGCTACCAGCAGCAGGCGGAGGAATATGCGCAACAGGCGAGAGCGGGCGAACTGCATCCGATCGGATGAACGAAGACATCCTTCAAAGGTTGCATAACGCCGGGGAGCCGGGGGAATTGTTATCCCGGGGACAAAAAAAGCGAACCCTCGGGTTCGCTTTTTAAAGCAAGTTTGCTGGAATAATCACTTCATCGCAGCAGTGAAACGACGGGCGACTTCGTCCCAGTTGACCACATTCCACCAGGCGGAGATGTAATCGGGTCTGCGGTTCTGGTAATGCAGGTAGTAAGCATGTTCCCAAACGTCGAGTCCGAGGATCGGCGTCCCTTTGAGATCCGAAATATCCATCAAGGGGTTGTCCTGATTCGGGCTGGATCCAATGGCCAGTTTCTTCTCGGGCGTTACGACCAGCCAGGCCCAACCGCTTCCGAAACGTGTCGCGCCGGCCGTGGCGAACTTGGATTTGAATTCATCCACCGAAGAGAACGTGCTTGTGATCGCGTCCGCGAGCGGGCCGGAGAGCGCGCCGCCACCCGGCTTCATCAGTTCCCAAAAGAGACTGTGATTGTAGTGGCCGCCGCCGTTATTGCGTACCGCGACCGGAAGTGTCGAAATCTTGCGGCAGATCTCTTCGATGCTGAGTTTCTCCGCATCGGTTCCTGCAATCGCGTTATTGAGATTGGTTACATAAGCCTGATGGTGCTTACCGTGGTGGATCTCCATGGTACGCGCATCGATGTGCGGCTCCAGCGCGTTGAACGCATAAGAAAGGACGGGAAGTTCGAATGCCATGATGTGTCTTTTTTAACAATAGTTGGACGG
This DNA window, taken from Bacteroidota bacterium, encodes the following:
- a CDS encoding superoxide dismutase, translating into MMAFELPVLSYAFNALEPHIDARTMEIHHGKHHQAYVTNLNNAIAGTDAEKLSIEEICRKISTLPVAVRNNGGGHYNHSLFWELMKPGGGALSGPLADAITSTFSSVDEFKSKFATAGATRFGSGWAWLVVTPEKKLAIGSSPNQDNPLMDISDLKGTPILGLDVWEHAYYLHYQNRRPDYISAWWNVVNWDEVARRFTAAMK